The genomic DNA GTTCGGCCAGCCGCCGGAGCCGGGCAACACCGGCGACCTGGGCGAGTTGTTCGACCCGCAGGCGGTCGCAGACGTGATCACCGGGGACGACTGATCGAGCGATGCCGACGGCACAGTCGGACCCGGACGTGCTCGTCGTCGGCGGGGGGCCGGCGGGCTGTTCGGCGGCCGTCTTCACCGCCAGGTACGACCTCGACACGCTCGTACTGGACCGGGGCCACTCCTCGCTCCAGCAGTGTGCGTTCGTCGAGAACTACCTCGGGTTCCCCGGCGGCATCGACGTGGCGACGCTGTACCGGACGATGCACGCTCACGTCGAGCGAGTCGGCGGAACCGTCGTCGACGACATGGTGACGGAACTCACCGAGACGGACGCCGGGTTCCGCGTCGAGACGCAAGGGGGCACGTACACGGCAGACCGGGTCGTCGCCGCCTCGACGTACGACGTGAGCTACCTCGAGAGTGTACTCGGCGAGCACTTCGAGTCGGACGGTGGCGAGACGTGGCTCGATCCGGAGTTGGCCGGGGAGCGCGGGGAGACACCCGTCGACGGGTTGTGGCTCGCCGGCCCGACCGCGGGAGTCGAGAGCCAGATCGCCGTCGCCGTCGGCCACGGCGCCCGCGTCGGCGTCGCCCTCGTCGAGGCGTACCGCCGCGAGGCGGAGAACATCTGGCCGGGGTCGGCCGACTACACGGACTGGGTCGTCCAACAGGGACGCTACGAGGGCGAAGAGTGGCTGGAGACGGCGACCGGTTGGCACCTGGAGGCCGCACCAGAGGACCGCGACGAGGAGGCGGTCCGGGAACTGGCACGCGACCTCGCGGAGCGCCAGCAGGCCCAACAGATCGGCGAGGCGGAGGTCGCCAGCCGCACCGAGCGCGCCCACCGCCGGCTGCTCGCCCACCTCGACGACGACCTGGTCCTCGAACGGGCACGCGAGATCGAGGCCGAGCGGGCGGCCGGGGACGGCTGAACCGAGAGTGACACCACTCCGGTGACCCACCGATCCCGACGCCGTCGCTGGGTTCCGGCGGAAGTTCGAAACCCACTTCAACTGTTTAGGCTGGCCTAAAACACATGGCACGAGAGCCAGCCGGCGAGGAGGCACCAACACGCAGAGAGTACGTGAAGTACGGGGGCGCAGTCGTCGGTAGCGGCCTGCTCGCCGGCTGTGCGGAGCAGTCGGCGACCGAGACACCGACGGGAACTGAACCGGACACGGAGGCGCCGACGGCGTCGAAGACGGAGACGGAGACCGCGACACCGGACGACGGGTACTCGGTGTCGTTGGCGCCGGCCGGCGAGGTCTCCTTCGAGGAGGTGCCGGAGGAGGTGTTCACCATCCTCGGGCACCACGCCGACATGCTGGTCGCGCTCGGTCGTGGCGACGACATCAACGCCGTGCACGCGCCGGAGTACCACCAGTCGCTGTACGAGAAGTTCCTGCACCACCTGGAGGGTGTCTCCGTCGACTGGGAGGGACTCTACTCCTCGTGGCCGCCGACGAAGGAGAAGCTGTACGAACTCGACAGCGACGTGCACGTCGCCGACCCGGCGAAGGTCGCGACCGCCGACGGGTGGGACGACGACGACGTTCGCGAGGTGGCAGACACCGTCGCCCCGTGGGTCGGGAACACCCTCAGTGGGACGCACGAACAGCCTCCGACTGGCTGGCGCGATCGGTACGAGTACTACACGCTGTGGGAGATCTTCGCGGAGATCGCACGACTGTTCCGAGCGACCGACCGGTACGAGGCGTTGGCCGCCGTCCGGGAGAGCCTCCGCGAGCGGATCGCCACGGACCTCCCGCCGGAGAGCGAGCGACCGACGGCGGCGCTGGTGTTGTTCGCCGCAGAGGAGGAGAAGGCGTGGGGGTACAAGCTGAACCACCCGGGGTACTACGCCGCCCACACGCGCCCGATGGGCGTGACGGACGCACTCGCCGAGGCCGTCGGCGAGGGGTACGGCGACGACGGCCGGAACGTCACCCTCGACTACGAGACCTTGCTGGAGGCCGACCCGGACGTGTTGCTCGTCTTGGGACCGATGACGGGCTACTTCGACCTCGGCGAGATCCGGTCGCGACTGGCCGATCACGAGGTCGCGAGTGAACTCACCGCCGTCGAGACGGGCCGGGTGTACGCACAGGGTGCGCGGCGCCAGGGGCCGATCCTCGAACTGTTCCAGACTGAGATGACGGCGAAGCAACTCTACCCCGACCAGTTCGGCGAGTGGCCGGGCTACGTGGACGGCGAGCCGTACCCGGAGATTCCCGCCGAGGAGCGCCTCTTCGACCGCGAGCGGGTCGCAGACGTGATCCGCGGCGATCTCTGACCCTCGTCGGCCCGGGCTGCCAGCCGTCGTCCCGCTTCTGTCGGTGATCTCCGCGCCGACAGGCTCAATCGGCTCGCGTTCGAACCGAGTCCCGATGGGCCAACGGACACTCGGCGGGGACGACCTCGGACCGCTCCGCGAGGCGTACCTGGAACGGGTCGAGGACCGCCTCCCGGCGCGGGCGCGAGCGGCCGGCGACTGGCCGATCCACGAAGACCACTGCTTCGCACGTGTCGTGTTGGACAACGTGTTCGGCGACGAGTGGTACGCCCACGTCGACGGCTCGCCGGCCTACGAGCGGCTCTCGCGGGCCGAGTTGGAACGGGCGGTCGACATCGCGGACCGGATGCTCTCGGAGGGCCGTCCCGCGGTGATCGAACTGAACGAGAAGTCGTTACGGTGGCGCGGCGAGCGGTGAGGGTGTCGAGGTGGCGGAGTGGTCGGACGGGTCCTCGTCGGGCCGTGTGCGACCGTGGTGTGACCGTCGAAACCGCGACCTCTCACCCGTCGACGACGGTCGCCGGTGAGAGCCGATCGGTGACGCCGTCGAAGTCGTCGTCGAAGCTGAGAACCGTGTCGAGATCGTGGTACTCGACGGTCGCTACCGTCACGGCGTCGGTGAAACTCAGTGTCTGATCGTCGTACGTCTCCTGGATCGCGACCGCGTCGTCGAAGACGGACCGAGACGTGTGCAACAGTTCGATCGCGTCTGGGTACCCGTCACCACGGAGCCGTCTTCCGACTTCCAGTCCGGCTTCTCGATCGCCGGTCCGTCGCTGGGTGAGAGTCACAACTTCGTCGTACACGTAGTCCGATGTCGTGATCCATCCGTACTGGTCGCTCTGGAGGACGACACGCAACGCGTCGGCGGCCGTCTCGTGTCGCGACGCGTCCGTGTCGTGGTGTGCGTAAAAGACGCCGGTGTCGACGAAGACACTCATCCGTAGAGGATGTCGTCGATGTCTGCTTCGTCCGTCTCCACGCCGGAGGAGACGGTTCCACTGTCGAACGCCTCGAACTCCGCGTCGGAGAGACTCGTCGAGACGTCTCGAAACGAGTCGACGAACTCACTACGGGAGTCGACGGCAGACTGGACGAGGCGCGCCAGCAACTCCTGTTGTGTGACCTTCTCTCCGGTCTTGAGTTTGATCTCCGCTTGGAGTTCCTCTAACTGGGACTTCGTCTCTTCGTCCATTTTGACTGCGGTCGCCATGTGGTCTCCCGTTGCAAGAGAAACCTAGTCAATGTTTCCACCGTCGATTGCAGATGCGACCCACCCGCTGCACCGACCGTTCGGTGTCCGATGCCGCAGTCGTGTCCCCAGGCCAGTCGCCACCCGTCGCCGGTACTCGCGGCGACGGCCGTCTCAACGAGTGCGACGCCCACCTGCGTCGGTGTCGCCGACACCGTCGACGCGGGTCACCTCCTCCTTACCCGACTCCCGGCGTCCGCGGGTGGGTCCGTCACGAGCGGAGTCGCTCCGGGCCGGGACCTCACCCTCTCGATCGCCAGGTGCAGACACCTCACCCCTCCGGGAGCCGAGAGCCGACACCACCCTACTCCGGTCGGGGCGAGCGACGGCAGGGGTCGGCGGGGACGACGCAGCTCGTCGGTGAACGCAGCCGATTCCGCGACACTGTGAGTGGCGCTCACACGACACGGTCTGTGTAGTTAGCGCCGTGATACTCCCCCGAGACGTGTGTCTGTAGACACGTGCTGGGGGAGATCAAGCGCCTCTTCGTCGGAACGGAGAGTACACGGGCGGTGGTCGAGTGTCGACACTGCGGTGTCTCGCACGACGAGCACGCCGAGAACTGTGTGCAGTGCGGCGGCGACGTGACCAGCTACGACGTGTAGCCACGAGCGGGTCGGAGTCGGGAGCCTCCGGGTCGAGCGCGGCGACACCCGTGCGACGACGAGACGGCGGCCGGCGGGCACCGGCCGAGTGGGACCGTCTCGGACCGCGGGTGTCGCGGGGGAGTCGTGGCTCTCGGGCGATCGAGACGAGGCCGCCGATCCACTCACGCGCGGTCGAGACTGGGTCACCGATCCACTCACGCGATCGGAACGAGACCGCCGAGCCACAGGAGTACCGGTACCGAGCCGGCGGCGGCGACGAGCCCGCCGTACACCCGTTCGCCGGCGGCGTGGACGCGGTAGCCGCAGTAAAGCGCCACCGTCCCGGCGAGTGGGAGGAGGAACACCAACGCGAGGACGGCCGCCGCCGTCCCGCCGAGTGCGTACCGCGTCGGTCTGGCTCGCGTCACGACCCTACGGTGGTGGGGTCACCCACTTCGGTCTTGCGGCCCCGCGACTCGCCCCCACCGAGCCACCGTCACCACCGCTCGGCAACGTTCGCGCCGGCACCACCATTTATGTACGTCCACTTCGGAATGTCACTCGATGTCGTACGGTGACTCCCGTAGCGTTCTCTCACGGGGCCCACGAGCCGTGCGACCGCGACCGGGCCGTTAGGCCCGATCGTACCATCCCTTCCAGACGGAGACCAGACCTCGACCGGCTAGCGTGCCGTGTATCATTAAATTACAATTTTTCAATCAGCAAATTTATACGGTGTGGCCCCGTCGACACGACCGATGACAGATCGCGTCGCGCTCGCGTTCAGCGGTGGGCTGGACACGACCGTCTGTGTCCCGCTGCTGGAAGAAGAGTACGGCTACGACGAGGTGATCGGCGTCACGGTAGACGTCGGGCAACCCGCCGCGGAGTTCGCGGAGGCGGAGGCGACCGCCGAGGCACTCGAGTTGGACCACCACGTCGTGGACGCGCGAGCCGCCTTCGCCGAGCAGTGTCTCGACGCGGTCCAGGCGAACGCCACCTACCAGGGGTACCCGCTCGGCACCGCGCTGGCGCGCCCGGTGATCGCCGCAGAGATCCTCGCGGTCGCCGAAGACGAGGACTGCGACGCGGTCGCGCACGGCTGTACCGGCAAGGGGAACGATCAACTCCGCTTCGAGGCAGTGTGGCGCACGAGCGACCTCGAGGTGATCGCCCCGGTCCGCGAGTTGGGACTCACCCGCGAGTGGGAGATCGACTACGCCGCCGAGCGCGACCTCCCGGTGGAAGGTGGCGACGAGGGTACCTGGTCCATCGACACGAACCTCTGGTCGCGCTCCGTCGAGGGTGGGGACCTCGAACACCCCGAGCACGTCCCCGGGACGGAGATCTACGCGTGGACGGACGACCCCGACGGCGACACGGAGACTGTCGAGATCGGCTTCGAGGCCGGCACACCCGTCTCGCTGGACGGCGAGACTCTCGCACCCGTCGCGTTGATCGAGACGCTGAACGAACTCGCCGGCTCCTACGGCGTCGGCCGGTCGGACCTGATGGAGGACCGCATGCTCGGGCTGAAGGTCCGCGAGAACTACGAACACCCCGCCGCGACGACGTTACTCGCCGCCCACGAGGGACTGGAGGGACTCGTCCTCACCCAGGAGGAACGCCAGTTCAAGACGCACGTCGACCAGCAGTGGGCCCAGAAGGCCTACGAGGGGCTGCTCGACGCGCCGCTCGTGGACGCACTGGAGGCGTTCCTGGCGGCGACGAACGAGCGCGTCACCGGCACCGTGACGATCCGGTTCGAGGGTGGACAGGCGCGCGTGGTCGGCCGCGAGTCCGAGTACGCCACCTACTCCGCGTCGGCGGCGTCGTTCGACACCGCGGCCGTGGGCGACATCGAACAAGCCGACGCCACCGGCGTCGCGAAGTACCACGGCTTCCAGAGTCGCCTCGCGAACGGCGCCGGGGTGGCGGCCGACGACACGGCGGACGACCAGACGCTCGCCGCCGACGGCGGTGGCGGCGTCACCACGGAAGACGACGGCACTACCGACACGACGGAGGAGTGACTCACGGTGACCGACGAGGCCCACGACGCGTCCGGGGCGGACTCGACCGGCGCAGAGACGACGGCGGCGGAGGCCGGAGCGGCAGCGGAAGACTCCAGCACGACGGGGAGTGTCGTCCGCGGCGAGCGGTTCCGCGGTGGGCCCGCGCGGTCGTTCCTGTCGAGTCTCGCGGCCGACGAGCGGATCTTCGCGGCCGACCTCGCCGTCGACCGCGCACACGTCGTGATGCTCGCCGAACAGGGAATCGTCGCGGAGGGCGTCGCGAGCGAGATCCTGACCGCACTCGCCGCCGTCGAGGCAGCCGGCCACGACGCCCTGCCCGAGGGTGAGGACGTCCACGAGGCGATCGAGTCGGCGGTGGTCGACCGCGTCGGCCCCGACGGCGGACGGATGCACACCGCTCGCTCGCGCAACGACGAGGTGGCTGCGTGTATCCGGTACCGGCTCCGCGAGGACCTGCTCGCGGCGGCCGAGGCGAGCGTCGGGTTGCGCGAGTCGCTGCTCTCGGTGGCGGAGTCACACGCCGAGACGGTGATGCCGGGGTACACGCACCTCCAGCCCGCACAGCCGACGACGGTCGCCCACTGGGCGCTGTCCTACGAGAACGCGGTGGCACGCGACACGAGTCGGCTGCTGGCGGCGTTCGCGCGGACGAACCGGTCGCCACTGGGCGCGGCCGCGTTCGCTGGCACGACCTTCGACGTGGACCGCGAGCGGACCGCCGCGTTGCTCGGCTTCGACGGCGTGGTGCGCAACGCCGCCGACGCCGCCGCCGGCCGCGACTTCCTCGTCGAGACGGTCGCCACGCTGGCGACGCAGGCGACCACGCTGTCGGGACTCGCGGCGGACACGCTGTTGTTCGCAAATCGGGGGTTGCTCACGCCCGCCGACGAGTACGCCTCGACCTCCTCGATCATGCCCCAGAAGGTGAACCCCGACACGCTGGAGTTGGTCCGCGCGACCGCTGGCGACGCCGTCGGCGGACTGACGGGGCTACTCACGACGTTGAAGGGGCTGCCGCGGGCGTACAACCGCGACCTGCAGCGCGCGACACCCCACGCCTGGGAGACGGTCGACGCCGTCACGGAGGCGACGGAGGTCGCCGCCGGTGCCGTCGCGACCGCGACGTGGCACGAGGAGGCGCTCGCGGCGGCGGCCGGCGAGGGGTTCGCGACGGCGACGGGTGTCGCGGATCTGTTGGCGCAGGCCGGCGTCCCGTTCCGGCACGCCCACGAGGCAGTCGCCGCGGCGGCGGCCGACGCGGAGGTGGCGCTGGCGGAGGGTGACACCGACGCCGCCGTCGCGGCCGTCGACGCGGCCACCGAGTCCGTCGTCGGCGAGCCCGCCACCACGCGGGTCGACGAGGCGACACTGCGCGCCGCGCTCGACCCCGTCGAGAGTGTGGCGAGTCGCGACTCTGCCGGCGGGCCCGCGCCGTCGGCGACAGCCGCGGAACGCGAAGCGGCACGGGCCGCGCTGGTCGCCGACCGCGAGTCGATCGCGGCGTGCCGGCAGGCACTCGCCGCCGCTGCGGAGACCCTCGACGCGGAGGTGAGCGGGTATGTCTGATCTGTGTCGGCGCGAGTTGGAGAAGCGCGGACTCGCCAGTCCCGACCGCGACGCCAGCGACGCCGGAGCGCTCGTCCGAGGACGGCGAGCGACTGCACTCCCGGCGCCGGCCGCGCCGGCCGTCCCGCTGCCGCCGCCCCGAGAGGGGCACACACT from Halobaculum sp. MBLA0147 includes the following:
- a CDS encoding NAD(P)/FAD-dependent oxidoreductase, with protein sequence MPTAQSDPDVLVVGGGPAGCSAAVFTARYDLDTLVLDRGHSSLQQCAFVENYLGFPGGIDVATLYRTMHAHVERVGGTVVDDMVTELTETDAGFRVETQGGTYTADRVVAASTYDVSYLESVLGEHFESDGGETWLDPELAGERGETPVDGLWLAGPTAGVESQIAVAVGHGARVGVALVEAYRREAENIWPGSADYTDWVVQQGRYEGEEWLETATGWHLEAAPEDRDEEAVRELARDLAERQQAQQIGEAEVASRTERAHRRLLAHLDDDLVLERAREIEAERAAGDG
- a CDS encoding ABC transporter substrate-binding protein, whose translation is MAREPAGEEAPTRREYVKYGGAVVGSGLLAGCAEQSATETPTGTEPDTEAPTASKTETETATPDDGYSVSLAPAGEVSFEEVPEEVFTILGHHADMLVALGRGDDINAVHAPEYHQSLYEKFLHHLEGVSVDWEGLYSSWPPTKEKLYELDSDVHVADPAKVATADGWDDDDVREVADTVAPWVGNTLSGTHEQPPTGWRDRYEYYTLWEIFAEIARLFRATDRYEALAAVRESLRERIATDLPPESERPTAALVLFAAEEEKAWGYKLNHPGYYAAHTRPMGVTDALAEAVGEGYGDDGRNVTLDYETLLEADPDVLLVLGPMTGYFDLGEIRSRLADHEVASELTAVETGRVYAQGARRQGPILELFQTEMTAKQLYPDQFGEWPGYVDGEPYPEIPAEERLFDRERVADVIRGDL
- a CDS encoding type II toxin-antitoxin system VapC family toxin; this encodes MSVFVDTGVFYAHHDTDASRHETAADALRVVLQSDQYGWITTSDYVYDEVVTLTQRRTGDREAGLEVGRRLRGDGYPDAIELLHTSRSVFDDAVAIQETYDDQTLSFTDAVTVATVEYHDLDTVLSFDDDFDGVTDRLSPATVVDG
- a CDS encoding argininosuccinate synthase gives rise to the protein MTDRVALAFSGGLDTTVCVPLLEEEYGYDEVIGVTVDVGQPAAEFAEAEATAEALELDHHVVDARAAFAEQCLDAVQANATYQGYPLGTALARPVIAAEILAVAEDEDCDAVAHGCTGKGNDQLRFEAVWRTSDLEVIAPVRELGLTREWEIDYAAERDLPVEGGDEGTWSIDTNLWSRSVEGGDLEHPEHVPGTEIYAWTDDPDGDTETVEIGFEAGTPVSLDGETLAPVALIETLNELAGSYGVGRSDLMEDRMLGLKVRENYEHPAATTLLAAHEGLEGLVLTQEERQFKTHVDQQWAQKAYEGLLDAPLVDALEAFLAATNERVTGTVTIRFEGGQARVVGRESEYATYSASAASFDTAAVGDIEQADATGVAKYHGFQSRLANGAGVAADDTADDQTLAADGGGGVTTEDDGTTDTTEE
- the argH gene encoding argininosuccinate lyase, which gives rise to MTDEAHDASGADSTGAETTAAEAGAAAEDSSTTGSVVRGERFRGGPARSFLSSLAADERIFAADLAVDRAHVVMLAEQGIVAEGVASEILTALAAVEAAGHDALPEGEDVHEAIESAVVDRVGPDGGRMHTARSRNDEVAACIRYRLREDLLAAAEASVGLRESLLSVAESHAETVMPGYTHLQPAQPTTVAHWALSYENAVARDTSRLLAAFARTNRSPLGAAAFAGTTFDVDRERTAALLGFDGVVRNAADAAAGRDFLVETVATLATQATTLSGLAADTLLFANRGLLTPADEYASTSSIMPQKVNPDTLELVRATAGDAVGGLTGLLTTLKGLPRAYNRDLQRATPHAWETVDAVTEATEVAAGAVATATWHEEALAAAAGEGFATATGVADLLAQAGVPFRHAHEAVAAAAADAEVALAEGDTDAAVAAVDAATESVVGEPATTRVDEATLRAALDPVESVASRDSAGGPAPSATAAEREAARAALVADRESIAACRQALAAAAETLDAEVSGYV